The segment GCTCAATGTACCTTAGTAATTGTTGGTATGCTGAAAAGTTGGTGCCTAACCCTCACTGTTCTGTCAGTAAATCCAGTTGTTTCTGTCAGTAGACCAAGCAGGCCATGAGCACCATCCTTGGAGATCTCAGAGAGGGAGACCACTTCAACATCATCACCTTCTCAGACAAGGTTCAGACCTGGAAGAAAGGTCGAACGGTGCGAGCAACACGGCAGAATGTGCGAGACGCCAGAGAATTTGTGAAGAGGATTATTGCAGAAGGATGTGAGGATGTCATGtctgtttgttctttgtttcCTGTGTGCCTTTAATACTGATTGAGTCTTGTCCTATTGTTTTGTATCAGGGACCAACATTAATGCAGCTCTTCTCTCAGCTGCCCAACTCGTCAACCCACAAACCTCAGGATCTTCCAGACGCCTCTCCTCCTATCGTGTGCCTCTGGTGATTTTTCTCACCGATGGAGAGGCAACCATTGGAGTAACATCCGGTGACATCATCCTCACCAATGCCAAGAAGGCCTTGGGCTCGGCCTCTCTGTTTGGCCTTGCCTTTGGAGATGACGCAGACTTCCTTCTTCTTAAACGCTTGGCTCTGGATAACCGCGGTGTTGCAAGGATGGTGTACGAGGATGCGGATGCAGCCTTACAGCTGAAGGGCTTCTATGACGAAGTAGCCAGCCCTTTGCTCTCTGACATCCAGCTGTCTTACTTGGATGATCAGGCGTTTGACATCACCCGCTCCTTGTTCCCAAACTACTTTCAAGGGTCTGAGTTGATCGTGGCCGGGAGGGTCAAACCAGGGGTCAAAGATTTAAAGGTGTCAATCTCAGCCACTGACTCGAAGCAGCACATGAAGCTGGAGAACGACATGCTTATTTCACCTACAAAGGAAAATGAAAGTGCAGATTCACTTAACTGTTCAGGAGATTTAGAAGGGATCTCCAGCTTTGTGCATCGTCTCTGGGCATATTTCACcatcaaagagctgctgctggccaAACTGAACTCCACTGACCCTGCAACTCAGAGACTACTGGCAGAAAAGGCCACCAACCTCTCCCTCAAATACAACTTTGTAACACCAGTCACTTCTTTGGTTGTAGTTAAGCCAGATGCAGATGAAGCAGCTCCAGCAACTGCAAAACCTGCAACTATAACCACAGCAACGACGACTACAGCCACCACCAAAACACCAGCTGCTGGGACTGCAAAGAAGGCCGGCTCAACATCGAACCTAAGACCCAAAATGAAACCAGATCCACCCCAGCCACCTCCAAAAAAACCTTCGCTGCCAGTTTCCGtagcaaaaacagcagtttctcCATCCAAGAAAACAACCACCACCTCCAGTCCCACCTCTGTAAAAACAGCCCCAGCTCCGTTCTCTGGTAGAAAGCCCACTCCTTCCCAAAACGATTCTAAAACCGCCTCCCCTCCAGCTGGAAAGATATCCACTTCCCTGCTTAATGCTCTAAAAACAGCACCACCCCCTGCACCTGGAAAAGTCTCCATGAAAACAACCACTCCCTCAACAACCACCACAATGCCCGCATTCACCACCAGTACCTCACTGCCGCTCAGTTCTGTCAGAACCGACCCTGCACCCCTGACCCAGCAGCCCAGTACAGCGAGGGCCGCTCTACCTTCCGTTAAACTGACTCGTCCCTCCACGGAGACAGAGAACGGCATCACATCTGCTCCAGATGTTCACCAGCCTGAAATTACCACCAACGCTCTGCCGGGCCTACCGCCATCGCTCGCCTCGCCCACCCCGGCCCCAGCTCCAGCTGTGCAGGACAacgacacagacactgacaccaACCTGAGCATTGCCACGCTGGTGTCGGCCACCTTCGCTCCCATGCCCGGTGTAACAGATGGGCCACGACTCTGGGAGGCAGCGGGGCTTCTGGGTAGGCTGTGCTCGCTCATGTCATGACGCTGAGTTACAAGCTAAATGTTAATGGTgcagatttatttaaatatttgttttgtctctgttaGACGTCTCAACCTCCATTCAGATCCAGAGAAAAGGTAAAACTAAAGTTGCTCTATTCACTACTCCATCATTCTGCCTCAGCTTTTGAACACATGTTAAAATAGTTTTACTATAAATAGGAAATAGTCTATTACTGTTACTGGATAACAGTGAAATATCGATGTTTAGCTGATGTATTGATATGTTTTTATTGCATATTTCCTGTGGCAATCCAGAGAAGTCACATACATACTGATTCCTTTACACTTTACTGTAAAGTTATTAAGCTGAAAGCTCAGTCTGAACACTTTGTAGAGCCGAATATAAAGCTTTAatcgtgtttttcttttctgttaaaTAGATATCGACCTCGTCAAAGGTGAGTATCCCTGCTAATTCACCACCATTGTTTTTCCCACAAacagcagaagtgtgtgtgtcctgaacCTCCTCACCAatttcctccatgtttgttttagaCTATGATGCAACCTATGACTACGACTACGATCTCAGCTACGATGCCTGTAAGttttttctgcagctcttcacTGTCTCTGCCTTTTAAACCTGAAAATGACACAGAACATGTCGGATTTGTTTTTCAGGGGACGACACGGCAGACCCCAGCTCATTTGGTGAGAATTGAGATGCCTTAAACATTAATAGAATCTATTGCAGAGATGCTGCTGGCAGTACATGTGCAGTCATGTCATTGGTTGCAGTGCTTGCGAGTGAGGAGGACTGTCCTTCAGTTGAATGTCTTTTGCTTTTAGAACCTCAATCCAGGCTGACAAGTGTCCGGatcttctcctcctcaggtCAAGAGTCCATGTTTCATTTATTTGCCTGTAATTTTACTCTCAGAGTTATTGAGAAGCTATTGATTCTTATTAGTCTTGTGTGTTGTAGTCGATGGAGATCCTCATTTTGTGGTCCAGCTGCCAAAGGTGCATCAGAACTTGTGTTTCACAGTAGACGGCAGAGCCAATGACATCCTCAGACTGCTGGAGGACCCAGAGAGAGGCATGCAGGCCAATAATCACCTAATTTAATATTAAATCATATTATTTTGAAGGTTTCTTTTCCTGAATGTGTATATGCATCTTTCCTTTTTAAGGGATCATTGTGGACGGGCGACTAGTGGGAGCTCCCTCCAAGCACGGTGCTGAAGACCGCGCCCGAACCTACTTTGACCAGCTCACCATCTCCGCAGCAACGGGCGGCTCTGGCGACATCATGATCACGCTGTCATTGGACGCCGTGGTGATGGAGGGCGAGGGACGGGAAACTCTGCCCATCAACCAGCAAGGATCTGTGACGAGGCAGGGTGTGACGGTGACCGTAGACAACCATCGGAGCTGCTATATCGAGCTGGCCAAGGGCGTGCACTTCCTAGTTCTGTTCCACCACTACAAACACCCCAATTACCTGCAGATGGCTCACCTGGGCTTCTACATCAGAGATGGACGGGGACTCTCGGACTCAACCCAAGGACTGCTGGGTGTGTGGATATGtagttatttacatttttcagcCTCTATGAACCAGTTTTTCACTCTACCCTGCACATCAACTGTATAAAGTCTgcagattttgtgtttttacagaatcCTGTTTGCGTAAATGGTTTATGTTTTTTGGTGCTTATATTGGGTTATAATGTCCAACAGATGGCAAGTTCAAGTTGAAGTCTCAtgattcttcctgtttttacagttt is part of the Parambassis ranga chromosome 7, fParRan2.1, whole genome shotgun sequence genome and harbors:
- the itih6 gene encoding inter-alpha-trypsin inhibitor heavy chain H5 isoform X4 yields the protein MSFLLSYEELLPRRLGRYELSVGLRPGQLVQNLTLDVSITERTGISFIKVLPLKTSRLLSNSAQGDGAAPPSTRVERSAGCARVHYSPSLQQQNSISSKGLNADFIIQYDVDLTDLIGDIQVYDGYFVHYFAPRGLPVVPKDVIFVIDVSGSMIGTKIKQTKQAMSTILGDLREGDHFNIITFSDKVQTWKKGRTVRATRQNVRDAREFVKRIIAEGWTNINAALLSAAQLVNPQTSGSSRRLSSYRVPLVIFLTDGEATIGVTSGDIILTNAKKALGSASLFGLAFGDDADFLLLKRLALDNRGVARMVYEDADAALQLKGFYDEVASPLLSDIQLSYLDDQAFDITRSLFPNYFQGSELIVAGRVKPGVKDLKVSISATDSKQHMKLENDMLISPTKENESADSLNCSGDLEGISSFVHRLWAYFTIKELLLAKLNSTDPATQRLLAEKATNLSLKYNFVTPVTSLVVVKPDADEAAPATAKPATITTATTTTATTKTPAAGTAKKAGSTSNLRPKMKPDPPQPPPKKPSLPVSVAKTAVSPSKKTTTTSSPTSVKTAPAPFSGRKPTPSQNDSKTASPPAGKISTSLLNALKTAPPPAPGKVSMKTTTPSTTTTMPAFTTSTSLPLSSVRTDPAPLTQQPSTARAALPSVKLTRPSTETENGITSAPDVHQPEITTNALPGLPPSLASPTPAPAPAVQDNDTDTDTNLSIATLVSATFAPMPGVTDGPRLWEAAGLLDVSTSIQIQRKDIDLVKDYDATYDYDYDLSYDAWDDTADPSSFVLASEEDCPSVECLLLLEPQSRLTSVRIFSSSVDGDPHFVVQLPKVHQNLCFTVDGRANDILRLLEDPERGIIVDGRLVGAPSKHGAEDRARTYFDQLTISAATGGSGDIMITLSLDAVVMEGEGRETLPINQQGSVTRQGVTVTVDNHRSCYIELAKGVHFLVLFHHYKHPNYLQMAHLGFYIRDGRGLSDSTQGLLGQFQHADMSVKVQKEDQDGGPQPSAREDVAARGLLRWGSEHMLVTLQDKTLKDSVRKRHPGKCWVVPKAEVTRLLGHSYESYVVNHV
- the itih6 gene encoding inter-alpha-trypsin inhibitor heavy chain H5 isoform X1: MMFLGTPGILVLVLFCAQEGLSVDYEARLGTSVHLQRSRRQSKPTKPVLKVTDYHVKCSVASRYAVTTVQSSVWNQLPIIKEAAFEVDLPSTAFISNFTITSNGKVYVAQVKERATARKIYDAAKKQGKTAGLVATKEREIEKFRVAVSVPSGTLMSFLLSYEELLPRRLGRYELSVGLRPGQLVQNLTLDVSITERTGISFIKVLPLKTSRLLSNSAQGDGAAPPSTRVERSAGCARVHYSPSLQQQNSISSKGLNADFIIQYDVDLTDLIGDIQVYDGYFVHYFAPRGLPVVPKDVIFVIDVSGSMIGTKIKQTKQAMSTILGDLREGDHFNIITFSDKVQTWKKGRTVRATRQNVRDAREFVKRIIAEGWTNINAALLSAAQLVNPQTSGSSRRLSSYRVPLVIFLTDGEATIGVTSGDIILTNAKKALGSASLFGLAFGDDADFLLLKRLALDNRGVARMVYEDADAALQLKGFYDEVASPLLSDIQLSYLDDQAFDITRSLFPNYFQGSELIVAGRVKPGVKDLKVSISATDSKQHMKLENDMLISPTKENESADSLNCSGDLEGISSFVHRLWAYFTIKELLLAKLNSTDPATQRLLAEKATNLSLKYNFVTPVTSLVVVKPDADEAAPATAKPATITTATTTTATTKTPAAGTAKKAGSTSNLRPKMKPDPPQPPPKKPSLPVSVAKTAVSPSKKTTTTSSPTSVKTAPAPFSGRKPTPSQNDSKTASPPAGKISTSLLNALKTAPPPAPGKVSMKTTTPSTTTTMPAFTTSTSLPLSSVRTDPAPLTQQPSTARAALPSVKLTRPSTETENGITSAPDVHQPEITTNALPGLPPSLASPTPAPAPAVQDNDTDTDTNLSIATLVSATFAPMPGVTDGPRLWEAAGLLDVSTSIQIQRKDIDLVKDYDATYDYDYDLSYDAWDDTADPSSFVLASEEDCPSVECLLLLEPQSRLTSVRIFSSSVDGDPHFVVQLPKVHQNLCFTVDGRANDILRLLEDPERGIIVDGRLVGAPSKHGAEDRARTYFDQLTISAATGGSGDIMITLSLDAVVMEGEGRETLPINQQGSVTRQGVTVTVDNHRSCYIELAKGVHFLVLFHHYKHPNYLQMAHLGFYIRDGRGLSDSTQGLLGQFQHADMSVKVQKEDQDGGPQPSAREDVAARGLLRWGSEHMLVTLQDKTLKDSVRKRHPGKCWVVPKAEVTRLLGHSYESYVVNHV
- the itih6 gene encoding inter-alpha-trypsin inhibitor heavy chain H6 isoform X3; the protein is MPFCSMSQTRPASGLTSNGKVYVAQVKERATARKIYDAAKKQGKTAGLVATKEREIEKFRVAVSVPSGTLMSFLLSYEELLPRRLGRYELSVGLRPGQLVQNLTLDVSITERTGISFIKVLPLKTSRLLSNSAQGDGAAPPSTRVERSAGCARVHYSPSLQQQNSISSKGLNADFIIQYDVDLTDLIGDIQVYDGYFVHYFAPRGLPVVPKDVIFVIDVSGSMIGTKIKQTKQAMSTILGDLREGDHFNIITFSDKVQTWKKGRTVRATRQNVRDAREFVKRIIAEGWTNINAALLSAAQLVNPQTSGSSRRLSSYRVPLVIFLTDGEATIGVTSGDIILTNAKKALGSASLFGLAFGDDADFLLLKRLALDNRGVARMVYEDADAALQLKGFYDEVASPLLSDIQLSYLDDQAFDITRSLFPNYFQGSELIVAGRVKPGVKDLKVSISATDSKQHMKLENDMLISPTKENESADSLNCSGDLEGISSFVHRLWAYFTIKELLLAKLNSTDPATQRLLAEKATNLSLKYNFVTPVTSLVVVKPDADEAAPATAKPATITTATTTTATTKTPAAGTAKKAGSTSNLRPKMKPDPPQPPPKKPSLPVSVAKTAVSPSKKTTTTSSPTSVKTAPAPFSGRKPTPSQNDSKTASPPAGKISTSLLNALKTAPPPAPGKVSMKTTTPSTTTTMPAFTTSTSLPLSSVRTDPAPLTQQPSTARAALPSVKLTRPSTETENGITSAPDVHQPEITTNALPGLPPSLASPTPAPAPAVQDNDTDTDTNLSIATLVSATFAPMPGVTDGPRLWEAAGLLDVSTSIQIQRKDIDLVKDYDATYDYDYDLSYDAWDDTADPSSFVLASEEDCPSVECLLLLEPQSRLTSVRIFSSSVDGDPHFVVQLPKVHQNLCFTVDGRANDILRLLEDPERGIIVDGRLVGAPSKHGAEDRARTYFDQLTISAATGGSGDIMITLSLDAVVMEGEGRETLPINQQGSVTRQGVTVTVDNHRSCYIELAKGVHFLVLFHHYKHPNYLQMAHLGFYIRDGRGLSDSTQGLLGQFQHADMSVKVQKEDQDGGPQPSAREDVAARGLLRWGSEHMLVTLQDKTLKDSVRKRHPGKCWVVPKAEVTRLLGHSYESYVVNHV
- the itih6 gene encoding inter-alpha-trypsin inhibitor heavy chain H5 isoform X2 yields the protein MMFLGTPGILVLVLFCAQEGLSVDYEARLGTSVHLQRSRRQSKPTKPVLKVTDYHVKCSVASRYAVTTVQSSVWNQLPIIKEAAFEVDLPSTAFISNFTITSNGKVYVAQVKERATARKIYDAAKKQGKTAGLVATKEREIEKFRVAVSVPSGTLMSFLLSYEELLPRRLGRYELSVGLRPGQLVQNLTLDVSITERTGISFIKVLPLKTSRLLSNSAQGDGAAPPSTRVERSAGCARVHYSPSLQQQNSISSKGLNADFIIQYDVDLTDLIGDIQVYDGYFVHYFAPRGLPVVPKDVIFVIDVSGSMIGTKIKQTKQAMSTILGDLREGDHFNIITFSDKVQTWKKGRTVRATRQNVRDAREFVKRIIAEGWTNINAALLSAAQLVNPQTSGSSRRLSSYRVPLVIFLTDGEATIGVTSGDIILTNAKKALGSASLFGLAFGDDADFLLLKRLALDNRGVARMVYEDADAALQLKGFYDEVASPLLSDIQLSYLDDQAFDITRSLFPNYFQGSELIVAGRVKPGVKDLKVSISATDSKQHMKLENDMLISPTKENESADSLNCSGDLEGISSFVHRLWAYFTIKELLLAKLNSTDPATQRLLAEKATNLSLKYNFVTPVTSLVVVKPDADEAAPATAKPATITTATTTTATTKTPAAGTAKKAGSTSNLRPKMKPDPPQPPPKKPSLPVSVAKTAVSPSKKTTTTSSPTSVKTAPAPFSGRKPTPSQNDSKTASPPAGKISTSLLNALKTAPPPAPGKVSMKTTTPSTTTTMPAFTTSTSLPLSSVRTDPAPLTQQPSTARAALPSVKLTRPSTETENGITSAPDVHQPEITTNALPGLPPSLASPTPAPAPAVQDNDTDTDTNLSIATLVSATFAPMPGVTDGPRLWEAAGLLDVSTSIQIQRKDIDLVKDYDATYDYDYDLSYDAWDDTADPSSFEPQSRLTSVRIFSSSVDGDPHFVVQLPKVHQNLCFTVDGRANDILRLLEDPERGIIVDGRLVGAPSKHGAEDRARTYFDQLTISAATGGSGDIMITLSLDAVVMEGEGRETLPINQQGSVTRQGVTVTVDNHRSCYIELAKGVHFLVLFHHYKHPNYLQMAHLGFYIRDGRGLSDSTQGLLGQFQHADMSVKVQKEDQDGGPQPSAREDVAARGLLRWGSEHMLVTLQDKTLKDSVRKRHPGKCWVVPKAEVTRLLGHSYESYVVNHV